In Cryptomeria japonica chromosome 10, Sugi_1.0, whole genome shotgun sequence, a genomic segment contains:
- the LOC131059885 gene encoding short-chain dehydrogenase reductase 2a-like → MACTQRRLEGKVAIITGGASGIGEASVRLFTKHGAKVIIADISDEAGEKLAESLSPSATFIHCDVSKESDVSAAVDSAMQKHGRVDIMFNNAGTADVQKGSVAEYDAKQFENVMNVNAKGVLHGMKHAARVMIPAKKGCIISTASVSAVLGGGMSYAYTASKHAIVGLSKSGAAELGKFGIRVNCVSPSIVATHMAVKLMEENTCSVEGEGRAMVEEWANSVGNLKGVTLKEDDIAQAAMYLASDEAKYVSGLNLVVDGGFTVVG, encoded by the exons ATGGCTTGTACACAGAGAAG ATTGGAAGGCAAGGTGGCAATAATCACAGGCGGAGCGTCAGGCATTGGAGAAGCGAGTGTCCGGCTCTTCACAAAACACGGTGCCAAAGTCATAATCGCCGACATTTCAGACGAAGCAGGGGAAAAACTAGCAGAATCTCTATCTCCATCGGCGACCTTCATCCACTGCGATGTGAGCAAAGAGTCGGACGTTAGTGCTGCCGTAGATTCGGCGATGCAAAAACACGGGCGGGTGGACATCATGTTCAACAATGCCGGGACAGCAGATGTGCAGAAAGGGAGCGTTGCAGAGTACGATGCGAAACAATTCGAGAATGTTATGAACGTAAATGCAAAGGGAGTATTGCATGGGATGAAGCATGCGGCCCGCGTGATGATCCCAGCTAAAAAGGGCTGCATAATTTCCACAGCCAGCGTTTCAGCGGTTTTGGGCGGCGGTATGTCTTATGCTTACACTGCCTCTAAACATGCTATTGTTGGCTTGTCCAAAAGCGGCGCTGCTGAGCTGGGCAAGTTTGGAATCAGAGTGAATTGTGTGTCACCTTCTATCGTTGCAACTCATATGGCAGTCAAGCTTATGGAAGAGAATACTTGTTCAGTGGAGGGGGAGGGCAGGGCCATGGTGGAAGAGTGGGCTAATAGTGTTGGGAACTTAAAGGGGGTTACTCTTAAAGAGGACGATATTGCACAGGCTGCAATGTATTTGGCCAGTGATGAAGCAAAGTATGTGAGTGGTCTTAATCTTGTTGTCGATGGTGGATTCACTGTTGTAGGCTAA